A window of the Acidovorax sp. YS12 genome harbors these coding sequences:
- a CDS encoding ABC transporter permease subunit (The N-terminal region of this protein, as described by TIGR01726, is a three transmembrane segment that identifies a subfamily of ABC transporter permease subunits, which specificities that include histidine, arginine, glutamine, glutamate, L-cystine (sic), the opines (in Agrobacterium) octopine and nopaline, etc.) has protein sequence MRDYYLAILNGSLLTVAVSLASLAVATLIGLLGAAAKLSGRRPLVWLATSYTTVVRGIPELLMMLLIFYGGAIGLNNLLEAFGYEEGVDLDPFIAGVLTIGFIYGAYMTETFRGAILAIPKGQMEAAWAFGMGRTQTFVRITLPQMVRYALPSFTNNWLVLIKATALVSLIGLHDMTYLAKQSSAAVREPFAFFLFTAALYLVYTSLSLWALRRLSERYSLGADKVQLL, from the coding sequence ATGCGTGACTACTACCTCGCCATCCTGAATGGCTCGCTGCTGACGGTGGCGGTGTCGCTGGCGTCGCTCGCGGTGGCCACGCTCATCGGCCTGCTGGGCGCGGCGGCCAAGCTCTCGGGCCGCCGCCCGCTGGTGTGGCTGGCCACCAGCTACACCACGGTGGTGCGCGGCATTCCCGAGCTGCTGATGATGCTGCTGATCTTCTACGGCGGCGCCATCGGCCTGAACAACCTGCTCGAAGCCTTTGGCTATGAGGAGGGGGTCGACCTCGACCCCTTCATCGCCGGCGTGCTGACCATCGGCTTCATCTACGGCGCCTACATGACCGAGACCTTCCGCGGCGCCATCCTGGCCATTCCGAAGGGCCAGATGGAGGCCGCCTGGGCCTTCGGCATGGGGCGGACGCAGACCTTCGTGCGCATCACGCTGCCGCAGATGGTGCGCTACGCGCTGCCCAGCTTCACCAACAACTGGCTGGTGCTCATCAAGGCCACGGCGCTGGTGAGCCTGATCGGCCTGCACGACATGACCTACCTGGCCAAGCAGTCCAGCGCCGCCGTGCGCGAGCCCTTCGCCTTCTTCCTGTTCACCGCCGCGCTGTACCTGGTCTATACCTCGCTGTCGCTGTGGGCGCTGCGGCGCCTGAGCGAGCGCTACAGCCTGGGCGCCGACAAGGTGCAACTGCTATGA
- a CDS encoding transporter substrate-binding domain-containing protein, whose translation MRKTLVALAITTLAGAALAADLRVGLNPAYEPFESKTATGEIVGFDVDIANALCAQIQRKCVFVESEWDSIIPGLQAKKYDVIVSSMSITPERARVVDFTNRYYKTPSAIVVKKGTKYDGPASLKGMKIGVLKGSTQEKWALGELKPAGVNVVPYQSQNQVYLDIKAGRLDGTVADKVEVHGGFLRKPEGQDFGYVGADQYDQKYYGEGIGIALRKGQGDLKKQLNDAIATIRANGTYANIAKKYFDFDPYGQ comes from the coding sequence ATGCGCAAAACACTTGTTGCCCTGGCCATCACCACATTGGCCGGCGCTGCCCTGGCCGCCGACCTGCGCGTGGGCCTGAACCCTGCCTACGAACCCTTTGAGTCCAAGACCGCCACGGGCGAGATCGTCGGCTTCGACGTGGACATCGCCAACGCGCTGTGCGCGCAGATCCAGCGCAAGTGCGTGTTCGTCGAATCGGAGTGGGACAGCATCATCCCCGGCCTGCAGGCCAAGAAGTACGACGTGATCGTCAGCTCCATGTCGATCACCCCCGAGCGCGCGCGCGTGGTGGACTTCACCAACCGCTACTACAAGACGCCCAGCGCCATCGTGGTGAAGAAGGGCACGAAGTACGACGGCCCGGCCTCGCTCAAGGGCATGAAGATAGGCGTGCTCAAGGGCAGCACGCAAGAGAAGTGGGCCCTGGGCGAGCTCAAGCCCGCGGGCGTGAACGTGGTGCCCTACCAGTCGCAGAACCAGGTCTACCTGGACATCAAGGCCGGCCGCCTCGACGGCACCGTGGCCGACAAGGTGGAGGTGCATGGCGGCTTCCTGCGCAAGCCCGAAGGCCAGGACTTCGGCTACGTGGGCGCCGACCAGTACGACCAGAAATACTACGGCGAAGGCATCGGCATCGCGCTGCGCAAGGGCCAGGGCGACCTGAAGAAGCAGCTCAACGACGCCATTGCCACCATCCGCGCCAATGGCACCTACGCCAACATCGCCAAGAAATACTTTGATTTCGATCCGTATGGCCAGTGA
- a CDS encoding RNA polymerase sigma factor has product MATLVRHYEELVAHVWRGPVARWSDAAMAREVVHDVCAELIERPPAPPRTPLAFLRTVCTRRAIDRCRIEQRHAQWTGSAGTLPDVALPDSHDPARILEGRQRLALLADCIHALPPRRRDVFVMHRIHGMAQQDIARHLGISLKTVEKHLALGTAACRGAMDQALHDLAAP; this is encoded by the coding sequence ATGGCCACGCTCGTGCGCCACTACGAGGAACTCGTCGCCCACGTCTGGCGCGGCCCCGTGGCGCGCTGGTCCGATGCCGCCATGGCCCGCGAGGTGGTGCACGACGTGTGCGCCGAACTCATCGAGCGCCCGCCCGCCCCGCCACGCACGCCGCTGGCCTTCCTGCGCACCGTGTGCACGCGCCGCGCCATCGACCGCTGCCGGATCGAACAGCGCCACGCCCAATGGACCGGCAGCGCCGGGACCCTGCCCGACGTTGCCCTGCCCGACAGCCACGACCCCGCACGCATCCTGGAGGGCCGCCAGCGCCTGGCCCTGCTGGCCGACTGCATCCACGCCCTGCCGCCGCGCCGCCGCGACGTGTTCGTCATGCACCGCATTCACGGCATGGCGCAGCAGGACATCGCGCGGCACCTGGGCATTTCGCTCAAGACGGTGGAAAAACACCTGGCGCTCGGCACCGCCGCCTGCCGTGGCGCAATGGACCAGGCCCTGCACGACCTGGCGGCGCCATGA
- a CDS encoding FecR domain-containing protein, which produces MTPPHARAPVRPAPRGQRRAPEACHPFDAVLQAEREALRALFPLPPARAPRGTGRQALRNGGVAALVLAAATGALLWADPAWRTEHHATATGERRDVPLADGSTLTLDTATALDVAWHLRSRRVALRQGQARFAVAPSTWRPFEVAAASARIRVVGTVFDVRRTQERVQVTVLQGRVAVHGPGDAGAPQLLAPGQRLRLEGGRATAPQAVDAAQAGAWQQGRLVFDRTPLRDALAEAQRYRGGAIRLHDDGRLGGHAVSGVFETARTDQMLDLLPRIAPARVQRHADGSVDITPAAR; this is translated from the coding sequence ATGACGCCGCCCCACGCCCGGGCACCCGTACGCCCCGCACCGCGCGGCCAGCGCCGCGCCCCCGAGGCCTGCCACCCGTTCGACGCCGTGCTGCAGGCCGAGCGCGAGGCCCTGCGCGCGCTGTTCCCCCTGCCGCCCGCGCGGGCGCCGCGCGGCACGGGCCGGCAGGCGCTGCGCAACGGCGGCGTGGCCGCCCTCGTGCTGGCCGCCGCCACCGGCGCCCTGCTCTGGGCCGACCCGGCCTGGCGCACCGAGCACCATGCCACCGCCACCGGCGAACGCCGCGACGTGCCGCTGGCCGACGGCAGCACCCTCACCCTGGACACGGCCACCGCGCTCGACGTGGCCTGGCACCTGCGCAGCCGCCGCGTGGCGCTGCGGCAGGGGCAGGCGCGCTTTGCCGTGGCGCCGTCCACCTGGCGCCCGTTCGAGGTGGCCGCCGCCAGCGCGCGCATCCGCGTCGTCGGCACCGTGTTCGACGTGCGCCGCACGCAGGAGCGGGTACAGGTCACGGTGCTGCAAGGGCGCGTGGCGGTGCACGGCCCGGGCGATGCGGGCGCGCCGCAGCTGCTGGCGCCCGGCCAGCGCCTGCGCCTCGAAGGCGGCCGCGCCACCGCCCCCCAGGCCGTGGACGCGGCGCAGGCCGGCGCCTGGCAGCAAGGCCGCCTGGTGTTCGACCGCACGCCGCTGCGCGACGCCCTGGCCGAGGCGCAGCGCTACCGCGGCGGCGCCATCCGCCTGCACGACGACGGGCGCCTGGGCGGCCACGCCGTTTCAGGGGTCTTCGAGACGGCGCGCACCGACCAGATGCTCGACCTGCTGCCGCGCATCGCGCCCGCCCGGGTGCAGCGCCATGCGGACGGCAGCGTGGACATCACGCCCGCCGCACGGTAA
- a CDS encoding TonB-dependent siderophore receptor encodes MPSPRPPRAPRMAPIAAALLLACAAHAQPARVPVDIAPAPLDRAIGTLARQAGVQVFLSSELAQGRTAPALRGEYTAQEALERLVAGSGLVVRAQDGKTFTVERAPAHPAPQSSGAATLAEVKVVAEADASGTTEGSGSYTTRAASTAAKLPLSLRETPQSATVITRQRMDDQAMASIVDVVKGTPGLFLSNADGVGRPNITARGFSANVMYEGFTSAWSSFTPSSQANMALFDRVEVVRGATGLAQGAGNPSAAINMVHKRPTHAFQGSVSASAGSWDDYGLTADLGGPLNAAGTLRGRLVAAGQDSRTFRDVERHDHGLLYGVLEADLGERTLLTAGAYRQTDFTNHFWYDLPISGTGGHLNLPRSTFAGNDWEYAKNRVSTAFATLEHQLGGDWKLRLATLQTWRDLDLLGTATYRASADDTSNQFYQSVWGGKYAYRHENYDVSAAGPFELLGRKHQAVAGATRQVLDSTTYNRTWSPARINGIDIFTHDPRATPQPVGTFTTTGNNVTTQDSVYAATHLHLAERWKLLLGARLDWYEYENHSGSGSYKVNRNATRYAGLTYDIDRQHTAYASYTDIFNPQTAKGIDGNILKPIVGENYEVGVKGEYFGGALNASLAYFQIDQTNRARTLDDQSACPTYPETSCSEASGLVRTKGVDLELQGAVTPRWQVGLGYTYADTRYVRDANPANAGRRFTTSTNPQNMLKLSTLYRFDGAWQRWRAGASVYWQSRLYSEGTTAGLAWRNQQSAYAVADVILGYQPAPRWDIQLNVTNLFDKVYYRAVGYSTQWGTDVYGEPRKLKLTAKYSF; translated from the coding sequence ATGCCATCCCCCCGCCCGCCGCGCGCCCCGCGCATGGCCCCCATCGCCGCCGCCCTGCTGCTTGCCTGCGCCGCCCACGCGCAGCCGGCGCGGGTGCCGGTGGACATCGCCCCCGCGCCGCTGGACCGCGCCATCGGCACCCTGGCGCGGCAGGCCGGGGTGCAGGTGTTCCTGTCCTCCGAGCTGGCCCAGGGCCGCACGGCACCCGCGCTGCGCGGCGAGTACACCGCGCAGGAGGCGCTGGAGCGCCTCGTGGCCGGCAGCGGCCTGGTGGTGCGCGCACAGGACGGCAAGACCTTCACCGTGGAACGCGCCCCAGCCCACCCGGCCCCGCAGAGCAGCGGCGCCGCCACGCTGGCCGAAGTGAAGGTGGTGGCCGAGGCCGACGCGAGCGGCACCACCGAAGGCTCGGGCAGCTACACCACGCGCGCGGCCAGCACCGCCGCCAAGCTGCCGCTGTCGCTGCGCGAGACGCCGCAGTCCGCCACCGTCATCACGCGCCAGCGCATGGACGACCAGGCCATGGCCAGCATCGTCGACGTGGTCAAGGGCACGCCGGGGCTGTTCCTGAGCAACGCGGACGGCGTGGGCCGCCCCAACATCACGGCGCGCGGCTTCAGCGCCAACGTGATGTACGAGGGTTTCACCAGCGCCTGGAGCAGCTTCACGCCCAGCTCGCAGGCCAACATGGCGCTGTTCGACCGCGTGGAGGTGGTGCGCGGCGCCACCGGGCTGGCGCAGGGCGCGGGCAACCCCTCGGCGGCCATCAACATGGTGCACAAGCGGCCCACGCATGCGTTCCAGGGATCGGTCAGCGCCAGCGCCGGCAGCTGGGACGACTACGGCCTCACGGCCGACCTGGGCGGGCCGCTGAACGCCGCCGGCACGCTGCGCGGCCGCCTGGTGGCGGCAGGACAGGATTCCCGAACCTTCCGCGACGTGGAGCGGCATGACCACGGCCTGCTCTACGGCGTGCTGGAGGCCGACCTGGGCGAGCGCACGCTGCTCACGGCGGGCGCCTACCGCCAGACGGACTTCACCAACCACTTCTGGTACGACCTGCCCATCTCCGGCACCGGCGGGCACCTGAACCTGCCGCGATCGACCTTCGCGGGCAACGACTGGGAGTATGCGAAGAACCGCGTGAGCACCGCCTTCGCCACGCTGGAGCACCAGCTGGGCGGCGACTGGAAACTGCGCCTGGCCACGCTGCAGACCTGGCGCGACCTGGACCTGCTGGGCACCGCCACCTACCGCGCCTCGGCCGACGACACCAGCAACCAGTTCTACCAGTCGGTCTGGGGCGGCAAGTACGCCTACCGGCACGAGAACTACGACGTGTCGGCCGCCGGCCCCTTCGAGTTGCTGGGCCGCAAGCACCAGGCCGTGGCGGGCGCCACGCGCCAGGTGCTGGACAGCACCACCTACAACCGCACCTGGTCGCCCGCGCGCATCAACGGCATCGACATCTTCACGCACGACCCGCGCGCCACGCCCCAGCCCGTGGGCACCTTCACCACCACCGGCAACAACGTGACCACGCAAGACAGCGTGTACGCCGCCACCCACCTGCACCTGGCCGAACGCTGGAAGCTGCTGCTGGGCGCGCGCCTGGACTGGTACGAGTACGAGAACCACAGCGGCTCGGGCAGCTACAAGGTCAACCGCAACGCGACACGCTACGCCGGGCTGACGTACGACATCGACCGCCAGCACACGGCCTACGCGAGCTACACCGACATCTTCAACCCGCAGACGGCCAAGGGCATCGACGGCAACATCCTCAAGCCCATCGTGGGCGAGAACTACGAGGTGGGCGTCAAGGGCGAATACTTCGGCGGCGCGCTGAACGCCAGCCTGGCCTACTTCCAGATCGACCAGACCAACCGCGCGCGCACGCTGGACGACCAGAGCGCCTGCCCGACGTACCCCGAGACGTCGTGCTCCGAGGCCTCGGGCCTGGTGCGCACCAAGGGCGTGGACCTGGAGCTGCAAGGCGCCGTGACGCCGCGCTGGCAGGTCGGCCTGGGCTACACCTATGCCGACACGCGCTACGTGCGCGACGCCAACCCGGCCAACGCCGGGCGGCGCTTCACCACCAGCACCAACCCGCAGAACATGCTCAAGCTGTCCACGCTGTACCGCTTCGACGGCGCATGGCAGCGCTGGCGCGCGGGCGCCAGCGTCTACTGGCAAAGCCGCCTGTACAGCGAGGGCACCACGGCGGGCCTGGCCTGGCGCAACCAGCAAAGCGCCTACGCGGTGGCGGACGTGATCCTCGGCTACCAGCCCGCGCCGCGGTGGGACATCCAGCTCAACGTGACCAACCTGTTCGACAAGGTGTACTACCGCGCCGTCGGCTATTCCACGCAGTGGGGCACCGACGTGTACGGCGAGCCGCGCAAGCTCAAGCTGACGGCCAAGTACAGCTTCTGA
- a CDS encoding Hsp33 family molecular chaperone HslO → MSELHKFLFDGMPVRGSIVRLTDAWAEVQRRRASNSETGAYAPPVRELLGEMLAAGVLMQSNIKFNGALVMQVHGDGPVKLAVAEVQSDLGLRATASVQGEVPAQARLPEMVNAGGAGRCAITLDPKERQPGQQPYQGVVPLQGAAGDKFQSLSQALTFYMLQSEQLDTILVLAANDQVAAGLMVQRMPLQGEANLAGAAGPGAGADQNGHNEDYNRIAHLAASLTREELLTLDVDTILRRLFWEEKLLHFAPQQGAAGPRFACTCSRERVRNMLRSLGAEEVESILAERETVEVGCEFCGQQYHFDAVDAAQIFTGPAELAPGAKTVQ, encoded by the coding sequence ATGTCTGAACTGCACAAGTTTTTGTTCGATGGCATGCCCGTGCGCGGCTCCATCGTGCGCCTGACCGACGCCTGGGCCGAGGTCCAGCGCCGGCGCGCCAGCAACAGCGAAACCGGCGCCTACGCGCCACCCGTGCGCGAGCTGCTGGGCGAGATGCTGGCCGCCGGGGTGCTGATGCAGTCCAACATCAAGTTCAACGGCGCCCTGGTGATGCAGGTGCATGGCGACGGGCCGGTCAAGCTCGCGGTGGCCGAGGTGCAGTCCGACCTGGGCCTGCGCGCCACCGCCTCGGTGCAGGGCGAGGTGCCGGCGCAGGCGCGCCTGCCCGAGATGGTGAATGCCGGCGGCGCGGGGCGCTGCGCCATCACGCTCGATCCGAAGGAGCGCCAGCCCGGCCAGCAGCCCTACCAGGGGGTGGTGCCGCTGCAGGGCGCGGCGGGGGACAAGTTCCAGAGCCTGTCGCAGGCGCTCACGTTCTACATGCTGCAGTCCGAGCAGCTCGACACCATCCTGGTGCTGGCCGCCAACGACCAGGTGGCCGCGGGGCTGATGGTCCAGCGCATGCCGCTGCAGGGCGAGGCCAACTTGGCGGGCGCCGCCGGCCCGGGCGCGGGGGCCGACCAGAACGGCCACAACGAAGACTACAACCGCATCGCGCACCTGGCCGCCAGCCTCACGCGCGAGGAGCTGCTCACGCTGGACGTGGATACCATCCTGCGCCGCCTGTTCTGGGAGGAGAAGCTGCTGCATTTCGCGCCCCAGCAGGGCGCGGCCGGGCCCCGCTTTGCCTGCACCTGCTCGCGCGAGCGCGTGCGCAACATGCTGCGCAGCCTGGGCGCGGAAGAGGTCGAGAGCATCCTGGCCGAGCGCGAGACGGTCGAGGTCGGGTGCGAGTTCTGCGGCCAGCAGTACCACTTCGACGCGGTGGACGCAGCGCAGATCTTCACCGGCCCGGCCGAGCTGGCGCCCGGGGCGAAGACGGTGCAGTAG
- a CDS encoding gamma carbonic anhydrase family protein: MAIYELDGVAPQVHATAWVADSAQVMGNVTLGEDASVWFGTVVRGDTESIAIGAGSNVQDASVLHADFGKPLMIGERVTVGHQVMLHGCTIGDESLIGIGAVVLNGARIGKNCLVGAGALVTEGKEFPDGSMILGSPAKAVRQLTPEQIEGLRLSARHYVDNARRFRAGLRKLD, translated from the coding sequence ATGGCGATCTATGAACTCGATGGCGTGGCCCCGCAGGTGCACGCGACGGCCTGGGTGGCCGACAGCGCCCAGGTCATGGGCAATGTGACGCTGGGCGAGGACGCCAGCGTCTGGTTCGGCACCGTGGTGCGCGGCGATACCGAGAGCATCGCCATCGGCGCGGGCAGCAATGTGCAGGACGCGAGCGTGCTGCACGCCGACTTCGGCAAGCCGCTGATGATCGGCGAGCGCGTCACCGTGGGCCACCAGGTCATGCTGCATGGCTGCACGATTGGCGACGAGTCGCTCATCGGCATCGGCGCCGTCGTGCTCAACGGCGCGCGCATCGGCAAGAACTGCCTGGTGGGCGCGGGCGCGCTGGTGACCGAGGGCAAGGAGTTCCCCGACGGGTCGATGATCCTGGGCAGCCCGGCCAAGGCGGTGCGCCAGCTCACGCCCGAGCAGATCGAGGGGCTGCGCCTGAGCGCGCGGCACTATGTGGACAACGCGCGGCGCTTCCGGGCCGGGCTGCGCAAACTGGATTGA
- a CDS encoding ferritin-like domain-containing protein codes for MELRQCALQALCLPDPEEKAAAALALHAQAATVSIAPQAPPPPLDGSLLPGRPPRPELRHHTAVARRSPATLEGRAILVHAIAHIEFNAMNLALDAVWRFDGMPRAFHLDWLQVAAEEARHFRLLRTHLQGMGWDYGDFPAHQGLWAMCEKTAHDIVARMALVPRTLEARGLDATPQIQAKLRQVGTPDALAAVDILDTILREEIGHVAIGNHWYRWLCAREGLEPEAHYPVLAQRYEAPRPKPPLNDSARRAAGFSETEMRWLAQM; via the coding sequence ATGGAGCTTCGCCAATGCGCATTGCAGGCCTTGTGCCTGCCAGACCCTGAAGAAAAAGCCGCTGCAGCGCTTGCCCTGCATGCGCAAGCAGCTACTGTTTCAATAGCGCCGCAAGCGCCGCCCCCGCCCCTGGACGGGAGCCTGCTGCCAGGCCGCCCGCCGCGCCCGGAACTGCGCCACCACACCGCCGTGGCGCGCCGCTCGCCGGCCACGCTGGAAGGCCGGGCCATCCTGGTCCACGCCATCGCGCACATCGAATTCAACGCCATGAACCTGGCGCTCGACGCCGTGTGGCGCTTCGACGGCATGCCGCGCGCGTTCCACCTCGACTGGCTGCAGGTGGCCGCCGAGGAGGCCCGGCACTTTCGCCTGCTGCGCACCCACCTGCAGGGCATGGGCTGGGACTATGGCGATTTTCCAGCCCACCAGGGCCTGTGGGCCATGTGCGAGAAGACGGCGCACGACATCGTGGCGCGCATGGCCCTGGTGCCGCGCACGCTGGAAGCGCGCGGCCTGGACGCCACGCCGCAGATCCAGGCCAAGCTGCGCCAGGTGGGCACGCCCGACGCGCTGGCGGCGGTGGACATCCTGGACACCATCCTGCGCGAGGAAATCGGCCACGTGGCCATCGGCAACCACTGGTACCGCTGGCTGTGCGCGCGCGAGGGGCTGGAGCCCGAGGCCCACTACCCCGTGCTGGCGCAGCGCTACGAGGCGCCGCGCCCCAAGCCGCCGCTGAACGACAGCGCGCGCCGGGCCGCCGGTTTCAGCGAGACCGAGATGCGCTGGCTGGCCCAGATGTAA
- a CDS encoding HDOD domain-containing protein, whose translation MSQAPAPTAAAGSAQSAISMIARQAIVNGQHVVIGYELFNRSRSVSGHTAASDVILVFTALSHAGTEELVGKKLIFVNCTHESLAGGHLELLDPDKVVLEIPPLGHAAKDEVAARLPILTGLRERGFHLAFNHTVLESAYAAWLPLADYIKLDLSVLAPDQVAVLISYAGRHSRAELIAEKVETAQQYDMVSTMGVQLFQGYWFARPALVQAKLLSPGQASIVQLINLVRQQASTDAIEEVLKKDAGLAFNLMRLINSAGFGLTREITSFRQAVMLMGLKKLFRWAALLLTASRTGGVPSSVGQTAVVRGRLMELLAADCMPPEEADQAFVTGIFSLLDVMLGMPMESALGLLSVPEPVANALLHHAGPLGELLSLAQACESSNDALFDRAAASLQLSSQQINMAHLQALAWADHVTEA comes from the coding sequence ATGTCCCAAGCTCCCGCCCCCACCGCTGCCGCAGGCAGTGCGCAATCCGCCATTTCCATGATCGCCCGCCAGGCCATCGTGAACGGGCAGCATGTGGTGATCGGCTACGAGCTGTTCAACCGCTCGCGCAGCGTCTCGGGGCACACGGCGGCCTCCGACGTGATCCTGGTGTTCACCGCGCTGTCGCACGCGGGCACCGAGGAGCTGGTGGGCAAGAAGCTCATCTTCGTCAACTGCACGCACGAGAGCCTGGCTGGCGGCCACCTGGAGCTGCTCGACCCGGACAAGGTGGTGCTGGAAATTCCCCCGCTGGGCCACGCCGCCAAGGACGAGGTGGCCGCGCGCCTGCCCATCCTGACCGGGCTGCGCGAGCGCGGCTTCCACCTGGCGTTCAACCACACCGTGCTCGAATCGGCCTACGCCGCCTGGCTGCCGCTGGCCGACTACATCAAGCTCGACCTGTCAGTGCTGGCGCCGGACCAGGTGGCCGTGCTCATCAGCTACGCAGGCCGCCACTCGCGCGCCGAACTCATCGCAGAAAAGGTGGAGACCGCGCAGCAGTACGACATGGTCTCCACCATGGGCGTGCAGCTGTTCCAGGGCTACTGGTTCGCGCGCCCGGCGCTGGTGCAGGCCAAGCTGCTGTCGCCGGGCCAGGCCAGCATCGTGCAGCTCATCAACCTGGTGCGCCAGCAGGCCAGCACCGACGCCATCGAGGAAGTGCTGAAAAAGGACGCCGGCCTGGCCTTCAACCTCATGCGCCTGATCAATTCGGCCGGCTTCGGCCTCACGCGCGAGATCACCTCGTTCCGCCAGGCCGTGATGCTCATGGGGCTGAAGAAGCTGTTCCGCTGGGCCGCGCTGCTGCTCACCGCCTCGCGCACCGGTGGCGTGCCCTCCTCGGTGGGCCAGACCGCCGTGGTGCGCGGGCGCCTGATGGAGCTGCTGGCCGCCGATTGCATGCCGCCCGAGGAGGCCGACCAGGCCTTCGTGACCGGCATCTTCTCGCTGCTCGACGTCATGCTGGGCATGCCCATGGAGTCGGCGCTCGGCCTGCTGTCGGTGCCCGAGCCCGTGGCCAACGCGCTGCTGCACCATGCCGGCCCGCTGGGCGAGCTGCTGTCGCTGGCGCAGGCCTGCGAAAGCAGCAACGACGCGCTGTTCGACCGCGCTGCGGCCTCGCTGCAGCTGAGCAGCCAGCAGATCAACATGGCCCACCTGCAGGCCCTGGCCTGGGCCGACCACGTCACCGAAGCGTGA
- a CDS encoding HDOD domain-containing protein, with product MSSNPDTAATMPAESAEEQGNVAIIARQAIVDERRAVFGYELFDRSTAHDAHTAASDAALLFNALSYADTETLVGRKIVFINCTHDSLAGGHLELIHPEKVVLEIPTLHDKATAEDIASRLPTFEALRQRGFRLALDQRALMPPYVSWLQHAAFIKLDMAAFRPELCGPLVKHVRLHAPKAQIVAEKVETAEQHERMSLLGVKLFQGYWFAKPSIVKAQTIRPSQATIIQLINLVRKQATTAEIEDLLKKDPTLSFNLLRFINSSGFGLSCEITSFRHAVMILGLKKLFRWAALLLTTSRKDGSPPAVGQTAVVRGRLMELLAAELLPPEECDNAFVVGVFSMLDTMLGVPIERALESVALPESVIEALLHNKGVFAPFLELTRACESGDDAAFARTADALHLSNHQINMAHMNALIWAESLNAEE from the coding sequence ATGTCGAGTAACCCAGACACCGCAGCCACGATGCCCGCCGAGAGCGCTGAAGAGCAGGGCAACGTTGCCATCATCGCGCGCCAGGCCATCGTCGACGAACGCCGTGCCGTGTTCGGCTACGAGCTGTTCGACCGCTCCACGGCCCACGACGCGCACACCGCCGCCAGCGATGCGGCGCTGCTGTTCAACGCCCTGTCCTACGCCGACACCGAGACCCTGGTGGGGCGCAAGATCGTCTTCATCAACTGCACGCACGACAGCCTGGCAGGCGGCCACCTGGAGCTGATCCACCCTGAAAAAGTGGTGCTCGAAATACCCACGCTGCACGACAAGGCCACGGCCGAGGACATCGCCAGCCGCCTGCCGACCTTCGAGGCCCTGCGCCAGCGCGGCTTCCGCCTGGCCCTCGACCAGCGCGCGCTGATGCCCCCGTACGTGAGCTGGCTGCAGCACGCCGCCTTCATCAAGCTGGACATGGCGGCCTTCCGGCCCGAGCTGTGCGGCCCCCTGGTCAAGCACGTACGCCTGCACGCACCCAAGGCGCAGATCGTGGCCGAGAAGGTCGAGACGGCCGAGCAGCACGAGCGCATGTCGCTGCTGGGCGTGAAGCTGTTCCAGGGCTACTGGTTCGCCAAGCCGTCGATCGTCAAGGCGCAAACCATCCGGCCCTCGCAGGCCACCATCATCCAGCTCATCAACCTGGTGCGCAAGCAGGCCACCACGGCGGAGATCGAGGACCTGCTCAAGAAGGACCCGACGCTGTCATTCAACCTGCTGCGCTTCATCAACTCGTCAGGCTTCGGCCTCTCGTGCGAGATCACCTCGTTCCGCCACGCGGTGATGATCCTGGGGCTGAAGAAGCTGTTCCGCTGGGCCGCGCTGCTGCTCACCACCTCGCGCAAGGACGGCTCGCCGCCCGCCGTCGGCCAGACCGCCGTGGTGCGCGGGCGCCTGATGGAGCTGCTGGCGGCCGAGCTGCTGCCGCCCGAGGAATGCGACAACGCCTTCGTCGTCGGCGTGTTCTCCATGCTCGACACCATGCTGGGCGTGCCCATCGAGCGCGCGCTCGAATCGGTGGCCCTGCCCGAATCGGTGATCGAGGCGCTGCTGCACAACAAGGGCGTCTTCGCCCCCTTCCTGGAGCTGACCCGCGCCTGCGAGAGCGGCGACGACGCGGCATTCGCCCGCACGGCCGATGCCCTGCACCTGTCGAACCACCAGATCAACATGGCGCACATGAACGCGCTGATCTGGGCCGAAAGCCTGAACGCCGAGGAATAG